From one Sardina pilchardus chromosome 6, fSarPil1.1, whole genome shotgun sequence genomic stretch:
- the rbp5 gene encoding retinol-binding protein 5 — MSKANLSGTYHMVSQDNMDGYLGALDVNFALRKVVCMLKPTKQIQHDPSTGHMAIKTITTFKNFDMDFYLGKEFTEDLGPVDGRKCQTTIDWQGDKLVCVQAGEKQGRGWTHWLEGNTLHLELRAEGVTAKQVFKKAE, encoded by the exons ATGTCCAAAGCCAACCTCTCGGGAACTTACCACATGGTATCTCAAGATAATATGGACGGTTACCTCGGAGCTCTGG ATGTGAACTTTGCGCTGAGGAAGGTGGTGTGCATGCTGAAGCCCACCAAACAGATCCAGCACGACCCCAGCACAGGACACATGGCCATCAAAACCATCACCACCTTCAAGAACTTCGACATGGACTTCTACCTGGGCAAGGAGTTCACCGAGGACCTGGGGCCCGTTGATGGACGCaagtgccag acaaCAATCGACTGGCAGGGGGATAAGCTGGTGTGTGTCCAGGCGGGGGAAAAGCAAGGCCGAGGCTGGACACACTGGCTGGAGGGAAACACTCTGCACCTG gaGCTAAGAGCGGAGGGGGTGACCGCCAAGCAGGTTTTTAAGAAGGCCGAGTGA